The following proteins are co-located in the Palleronia sp. LCG004 genome:
- a CDS encoding haloacid dehalogenase type II produces the protein MTFRPKFVSFDCHGTMIHFDMAGAARDHYGDALSSAQMDAFIQDFSAYRLDEVLHDWKPYAEVVHNALERTCNRNGVAFDPAVARDIYERVPTWGPHSDVPAGLSRVAEEYPLVALTNSMNAQIPHNIERLGAPIAHVLTAESAGAYKPHMQAFEYMFDTLGCGPEDMLHISSSFRYDLMTAHDLRIENKVWVNRGHEPANPYYGYTEIADISGLPSVLGL, from the coding sequence ATGACCTTCCGTCCGAAATTCGTCAGCTTCGACTGTCACGGCACCATGATCCATTTCGACATGGCGGGGGCCGCACGCGACCATTACGGCGACGCGCTGTCTTCGGCGCAGATGGACGCGTTCATCCAGGACTTCTCGGCCTATCGGCTGGACGAGGTGCTGCATGACTGGAAACCCTATGCCGAGGTCGTGCACAACGCGCTCGAACGGACCTGCAATCGCAACGGCGTGGCCTTCGATCCCGCCGTGGCGCGCGACATCTACGAGCGCGTGCCGACATGGGGGCCGCATTCCGACGTGCCCGCCGGCCTCTCGCGCGTGGCGGAGGAATATCCGCTCGTGGCGCTGACCAATTCGATGAACGCGCAGATCCCGCACAACATCGAAAGGCTCGGCGCGCCCATCGCCCATGTGCTGACGGCCGAGAGCGCGGGTGCCTACAAGCCGCATATGCAGGCCTTCGAATACATGTTCGACACGCTCGGTTGCGGCCCCGAGGACATGCTGCACATCTCGTCGAGCTTTCGCTACGACCTCATGACGGCGCATGATCTCAGGATCGAGAACAAGGTCTGGGTCAATCGCGGCCACGAACCTGCAAATCCCTATTACGGATATACCGAGATCGCCGACATCTCCGGGCTGCCGTCGGTCCTCGGGCTCTGA
- a CDS encoding Lrp/AsnC family transcriptional regulator: protein MKPAYKLDRIDVKILAVLQRNGRITNVELADAVNLSPSPCLMRVKKLQQAGYISGYSAQIDLARLGSTMTVFTEFTLKNHRQIDFARFQEALEKIDSCVECHLVSGGYDYLVKFVTGGIDDYQSIVEGLIDRDIGIDKYFSFVVLKTPFLRQHVDLTRLFGDPD, encoded by the coding sequence ATGAAGCCCGCCTACAAGCTCGACAGGATCGACGTGAAAATCCTCGCCGTGCTGCAACGCAACGGCCGGATCACGAATGTCGAGCTTGCCGATGCGGTGAACCTCTCGCCATCGCCCTGTCTCATGCGGGTCAAGAAGTTGCAGCAGGCGGGATACATCTCCGGGTATTCGGCGCAGATCGACCTTGCCCGGCTCGGCTCGACAATGACTGTCTTTACCGAATTCACGCTGAAGAACCATCGCCAGATCGATTTCGCGCGCTTTCAGGAGGCGCTGGAGAAGATCGACAGCTGCGTGGAATGCCACCTCGTCTCGGGCGGATACGACTACCTCGTGAAGTTCGTGACCGGCGGGATCGACGATTACCAGTCGATCGTCGAGGGGCTGATCGACCGCGATATCGGCATCGACAAGTATTTCAGCTTCGTCGTTCTCAAGACGCCGTTCCTGCGTCAGCATGTGGATCTCACGCGGCTCTTCGGCGATCCCGACTGA
- a CDS encoding NAD-dependent succinate-semialdehyde dehydrogenase, whose product MKLQDPDLFRDAALIDGRWIARTGLPVTDPATGDTLGELPDCTADETREAIAAAERAMVGWRARTHAERADLLMEWYRLILGNTEDLAQILTAEQGKPLSESRGEVAYGASFVRWFAEEARRINGKIIPSPARDKKIFAMKEPVGVCAIVTPWNFPIAMITRKVAPGLAAGCTMVVKPSDFTPYSALALARLAERAGIPAGVINVLTGRPEAIGAALTESPVVRKLSFTGSTRVGALLAQQCAPTLKRLSLELGGNAPFVVFDDADLDAAIEGAMQSKFRNGGQTCVCANRILVQSGIHDAFVAGLAARVDALRVGPGTEDGVDIGPMINAAAIDKIDAHLADAFELGASRVTKPRDLPAQYADPVVLAGAKAAMRLASEETFGPVAPIFRFDTEEEALTLANGTPFGLAAYFYTRDMARAFRFGEALEVGMVGLNTGVLSNEVSPFGGVKASGLGREGAQEGIEEYLETKALHFGGL is encoded by the coding sequence ATGAAACTGCAAGATCCCGACCTTTTCCGCGACGCGGCCCTCATCGACGGCCGCTGGATCGCCAGAACGGGGCTTCCCGTGACGGATCCTGCGACGGGCGACACCCTCGGAGAGCTGCCCGACTGCACTGCCGACGAAACCCGCGAGGCCATCGCCGCGGCCGAGCGCGCAATGGTCGGCTGGCGCGCCCGGACCCATGCCGAGCGTGCCGATCTGCTGATGGAATGGTATCGCCTCATCCTCGGGAATACCGAGGATCTGGCCCAGATCCTCACCGCCGAGCAGGGCAAGCCCCTGTCGGAATCGCGCGGCGAGGTCGCCTATGGCGCAAGCTTCGTGCGCTGGTTCGCCGAAGAGGCGCGGCGCATCAACGGCAAGATCATCCCCTCGCCCGCCCGCGACAAGAAGATCTTCGCGATGAAGGAGCCGGTGGGCGTCTGCGCGATCGTTACGCCCTGGAACTTTCCCATCGCGATGATCACCCGCAAGGTCGCGCCGGGTCTGGCCGCGGGCTGCACGATGGTGGTGAAGCCGTCGGATTTCACTCCATACTCCGCCCTTGCGCTCGCCCGCCTGGCCGAGCGCGCCGGCATTCCCGCGGGCGTGATCAACGTGCTGACGGGCCGCCCCGAGGCGATCGGCGCGGCGCTGACGGAAAGCCCGGTGGTGCGCAAGCTGTCCTTCACCGGATCCACGCGGGTCGGCGCGCTTCTGGCGCAGCAATGCGCCCCGACGCTCAAGCGGCTGAGCCTCGAGCTTGGCGGCAATGCGCCCTTCGTGGTCTTCGACGATGCCGATCTCGACGCCGCGATCGAGGGTGCGATGCAGTCCAAGTTCCGCAATGGCGGGCAGACCTGCGTCTGCGCCAACCGGATCCTGGTGCAATCGGGCATCCACGATGCCTTCGTCGCGGGGCTCGCCGCGCGGGTGGACGCGCTTCGTGTGGGCCCCGGCACCGAGGACGGCGTCGATATCGGCCCGATGATCAACGCCGCCGCCATCGACAAGATCGACGCCCATCTCGCCGACGCGTTCGAACTGGGTGCCAGCCGCGTCACGAAACCGCGAGATCTGCCGGCGCAATATGCCGACCCCGTGGTCCTCGCAGGGGCCAAGGCGGCCATGCGCCTCGCCTCCGAAGAGACGTTCGGCCCCGTCGCGCCGATCTTCCGCTTCGACACCGAGGAAGAGGCGCTGACGCTCGCCAACGGCACGCCATTCGGTCTGGCTGCGTATTTTTACACCCGCGACATGGCCCGCGCCTTCCGCTTCGGCGAGGCGCTCGAGGTCGGGATGGTCGGCCTCAATACCGGCGTGCTCAGCAACGAGGTCTCTCCCTTCGGCGGGGTCAAGGCATCGGGTCTGGGCCGCGAGGGCGCACAGGAGGGAATCGAGGAGTATCTGGAGACGAAAGCCCTCCATTTCGGCGGCCTCTGA
- a CDS encoding LacI family DNA-binding transcriptional regulator — translation MSRPFASLQQIADAVGVSTATVSNALRGTGRVSEGVQARVRDAAQRLGYVPSHAARSLRQGRSTNVGLVVPDFSMPLFPAFVRAFEQAARRRGLALMVAESMGNPGDQRAAIRDLESRGVDAVIVIPVRDSDGGPMPSHVPTVTVDAASNPDNAASSDHREGGRMIARHLVELGHQSVLTLVSAAQSCVSAEREGGMREIFEAAGIRLRRIACAPSFDAAFALGVTLDTGDATACAAAYDAQAVGLIAALRARGIDVPGDLSVTGFDDVIWGRIVEPPLTTIAQDLDAVADHALDVATGASAGARLFPVKLVTRGSTAVPTPTPTRNREGSTT, via the coding sequence ATGTCCCGCCCGTTCGCCTCCCTCCAGCAGATCGCAGATGCCGTCGGTGTTTCCACCGCCACGGTTTCGAACGCGCTGCGCGGCACGGGACGTGTCTCCGAAGGTGTTCAGGCGCGGGTCAGGGACGCGGCCCAACGGCTGGGCTATGTGCCCTCGCATGCGGCGCGCAGCCTGCGGCAGGGACGCTCGACGAATGTGGGTCTCGTCGTTCCCGACTTCTCGATGCCCCTTTTTCCAGCCTTCGTTCGCGCTTTCGAGCAGGCGGCGCGGCGACGCGGGCTCGCCCTGATGGTCGCGGAATCCATGGGCAATCCGGGCGATCAGCGCGCCGCGATCCGGGATCTGGAATCGCGGGGCGTGGATGCGGTCATCGTCATTCCCGTCCGGGACAGCGACGGCGGCCCGATGCCGTCGCACGTGCCCACAGTGACGGTCGATGCCGCGTCCAATCCCGACAATGCCGCCTCCAGCGATCACCGCGAGGGCGGCCGCATGATCGCGCGGCATCTGGTCGAACTCGGCCATCAAAGTGTCCTGACGCTCGTCTCGGCTGCGCAATCCTGCGTCAGCGCCGAGCGCGAGGGCGGGATGCGCGAGATCTTCGAGGCGGCCGGCATCCGTCTGCGCCGTATCGCCTGCGCGCCTTCCTTCGACGCGGCCTTCGCGCTGGGGGTCACTCTCGACACCGGCGATGCGACGGCATGCGCCGCAGCCTACGACGCGCAGGCCGTTGGCCTGATCGCCGCGTTGCGCGCGCGCGGCATCGACGTGCCGGGCGACCTGTCGGTCACCGGGTTCGACGATGTCATCTGGGGCCGGATCGTCGAGCCGCCGCTGACGACGATCGCGCAGGACCTCGATGCCGTGGCCGATCATGCCCTCGACGTCGCGACGGGCGCGTCTGCGGGCGCGCGCCTCTTTCCAGTCAAGCTCGTCACGCGCGGCTCGACCGCAGTGCCGACACCAACCCCCACCCGAAACCGAGAAGGATCGACGACATGA
- a CDS encoding GNAT family N-acetyltransferase: MNRPATADPATIEIAPFTQDHIPQAQILSLAEGWPHRVEDWQLTLSVSNGVVALDRGRVVATALCSLHGPVATLNMIIVASEMRGRGLGRQVMERVIALAGNREMRLVATDAGVPLYRKLGFVESGRIVQLHGEPRVASPVRPVEIGPVEPPRLAGMDRAASGMEREALLSRIAGIGETLSTEGGFALLRPFGRGHVLGPVVARDAVGARSLIAEGARRMDGRYLRIDVPEEMGLVPFVEGLGLSVAGGGVSMVRAPRPREASEYRTHALISQALG, encoded by the coding sequence ATGAACCGACCAGCTACCGCCGATCCCGCGACGATCGAGATCGCACCCTTCACCCAAGACCATATCCCCCAGGCACAGATCCTGTCGCTGGCCGAAGGGTGGCCGCACCGGGTCGAGGATTGGCAACTGACGCTGTCGGTCTCGAACGGGGTGGTGGCTCTCGACCGGGGGCGAGTGGTCGCGACGGCGCTCTGCTCGCTTCACGGTCCCGTGGCGACCCTGAACATGATCATCGTCGCCTCGGAAATGCGCGGCCGCGGCCTCGGACGCCAGGTGATGGAACGCGTCATCGCGCTGGCCGGCAATCGCGAGATGCGTCTGGTCGCGACCGATGCCGGGGTGCCGCTTTATCGCAAGCTCGGCTTCGTCGAGAGCGGGCGCATCGTGCAATTGCACGGCGAACCGCGCGTGGCGTCGCCCGTGCGTCCGGTCGAGATCGGCCCTGTCGAACCCCCACGCCTTGCCGGGATGGACCGCGCGGCAAGCGGGATGGAGCGCGAGGCGCTTCTGTCGCGGATCGCCGGAATCGGCGAGACGCTGAGCACCGAGGGCGGCTTCGCCCTGCTCCGGCCGTTCGGTCGCGGCCATGTGCTGGGTCCCGTCGTGGCGCGCGACGCGGTCGGCGCGCGCTCGCTCATCGCCGAAGGAGCGCGTCGCATGGACGGGCGGTATCTGCGCATCGACGTGCCCGAGGAAATGGGCCTCGTGCCATTCGTCGAGGGGCTGGGACTGTCGGTCGCGGGCGGCGGCGTGTCGATGGTGCGCGCGCCTCGCCCGCGCGAGGCGTCGGAATACCGGACCCACGCGCTGATCTCGCAGGCGCTCGGCTGA
- a CDS encoding FAD-binding oxidoreductase, with protein sequence MSPPRLDVATSDHLPAEADCVVVGGGIVGVCAAYWLAQAGQKVVLVEKGRIGAEQSSRNWGWCRQQNRDARELPLSTRSLELWERMGAEIGDDLGFRRSGLLYLSDDEAEIEGWAKWGRFARGEGIDTRMLDAEEARRRGAATGRLWKGGVWSPSDGIADPSRAAPLVAQAVERMGGHVVQNCAARGIERAAGRVSGVVTERGSVRTPSVVVAGGAWAGSFMHQMGVFLPQASARSSILSVAPGAKGLPDALHTSAVTVTRRGDGGYTLATSGFANLDPTPGAILGLRHFLPMFARRWRLLRPGGTQGWRAGFETRRIWALDRTTPMERTRILDPAPSARTIARTLARGRALLPGLAEMQVQSAWAGYIDSTPDGVPVIDGDLGIPGLVLAAGLSGHGFGIGPGVGHLVADTILGREPITETAQYRLARFGRSQWGKVSDF encoded by the coding sequence ATGTCCCCTCCCCGGCTCGACGTCGCCACATCCGATCATCTCCCGGCCGAGGCAGATTGCGTGGTCGTGGGCGGCGGTATCGTTGGGGTCTGCGCCGCCTACTGGCTGGCGCAGGCCGGCCAGAAGGTGGTTCTGGTCGAGAAGGGCAGGATCGGGGCCGAGCAGTCCAGCCGGAACTGGGGATGGTGCCGTCAGCAGAACCGCGACGCGCGGGAATTGCCGCTCTCGACGCGCAGCCTCGAGCTGTGGGAGCGGATGGGGGCCGAGATCGGCGACGATCTGGGCTTCCGGCGTTCGGGGCTCCTCTATCTTTCGGACGACGAGGCCGAGATCGAGGGGTGGGCGAAATGGGGGCGCTTCGCGCGTGGCGAGGGGATCGACACGCGGATGCTCGACGCTGAGGAGGCGCGCAGACGCGGTGCCGCGACAGGCCGTCTGTGGAAGGGCGGCGTCTGGTCGCCCAGCGACGGCATCGCCGATCCGTCACGCGCGGCACCCCTCGTCGCGCAGGCGGTCGAACGGATGGGCGGCCACGTCGTCCAGAACTGCGCCGCGCGCGGGATCGAACGGGCGGCCGGACGCGTGTCGGGCGTCGTCACGGAACGCGGCAGCGTTCGCACGCCCTCGGTCGTCGTGGCGGGCGGGGCATGGGCCGGCAGCTTCATGCACCAGATGGGCGTCTTCCTTCCGCAGGCCTCGGCACGCAGTTCGATCCTGTCGGTGGCACCGGGGGCGAAGGGCCTGCCCGACGCGCTGCACACCAGCGCCGTCACGGTCACGCGGCGCGGCGACGGTGGATACACGCTCGCCACATCGGGCTTCGCCAATCTCGACCCGACGCCCGGTGCGATCCTCGGCTTGCGGCATTTCCTGCCGATGTTCGCGCGTCGCTGGCGTCTGTTGCGACCGGGCGGCACCCAGGGCTGGCGCGCGGGGTTCGAGACGCGCCGCATCTGGGCGCTCGACCGGACGACGCCGATGGAACGGACCCGCATCCTCGACCCCGCGCCCTCCGCACGGACGATCGCGCGGACGCTCGCACGCGGTCGCGCGCTCCTGCCGGGGCTGGCCGAGATGCAGGTCCAGTCCGCATGGGCGGGCTATATCGACAGCACGCCCGATGGTGTACCGGTGATCGACGGAGATCTCGGGATTCCGGGGCTCGTCCTTGCCGCGGGGCTGTCCGGGCACGGCTTCGGCATCGGGCCGGGTGTCGGGCATCTCGTGGCGGACACGATCCTCGGGCGCGAACCCATCACCGAGACCGCGCAATACCGTCTCGCCCGTTTCGGGCGAAGCCAGTGGGGCAAAGTCTCCGACTTCTGA
- a CDS encoding glyoxylate/hydroxypyruvate reductase A, translated as MALLFLSTPARIPVWRPLFDAAGETLIESEDAVCDPAEVTAIACWQPPEDLSRYPNLRAVISVGAGVDHLPPLPQGVALSRTLAPGIEAMVRDWVVMASLMLHRDMPTYLEQARAGEWRGHPVPLAASRRIGILGMGRIGTLAAESLAALGFEVAGLSRSGKAGVVPMFAAQDFKAFLERSDMLVCLLPLTPETRGILNDETLSALPMGAKLVQAGRGAHLDAEALRRALDAGRISAAMLDVTDPEPLPADHWMWSDPRLIVTPHVAAETDAAEGGRHAVSVMTALRHGAPIPGLVDQSRGY; from the coding sequence ATGGCCCTTCTGTTTCTTTCGACGCCTGCCCGGATTCCCGTCTGGCGCCCCCTCTTCGATGCGGCGGGCGAGACCCTGATCGAGAGCGAGGACGCGGTGTGCGATCCGGCCGAGGTTACGGCCATCGCCTGCTGGCAGCCGCCCGAAGACCTCTCGCGCTATCCAAACCTGCGTGCCGTCATTTCGGTCGGCGCGGGCGTCGATCACCTGCCGCCCCTGCCGCAAGGTGTCGCGCTGTCGCGCACGCTCGCCCCCGGGATCGAGGCAATGGTGCGCGACTGGGTGGTGATGGCGTCGCTCATGCTCCATCGCGACATGCCAACCTATCTCGAACAGGCGCGTGCAGGCGAATGGCGCGGCCACCCCGTCCCGCTCGCCGCCTCGCGTCGCATCGGTATCCTTGGGATGGGACGGATCGGAACGCTCGCCGCCGAAAGCCTTGCGGCCCTCGGCTTCGAGGTCGCGGGGCTGTCGCGGTCGGGCAAGGCGGGTGTCGTCCCGATGTTCGCCGCGCAGGATTTCAAGGCCTTCCTCGAACGCAGCGACATGCTGGTCTGCCTGCTTCCGCTCACGCCCGAGACGCGCGGTATCCTGAACGACGAGACGCTTTCCGCCCTGCCCATGGGCGCGAAGCTCGTCCAAGCGGGACGCGGCGCGCATCTGGACGCAGAGGCATTGCGCAGGGCGCTCGATGCCGGACGGATCTCGGCCGCGATGCTCGACGTGACCGATCCCGAACCGCTGCCGGCCGATCACTGGATGTGGTCCGATCCGCGCCTGATCGTGACGCCTCATGTCGCGGCCGAGACCGACGCGGCCGAGGGCGGGCGTCACGCCGTGTCGGTGATGACGGCCCTGAGGCACGGCGCTCCGATCCCGGGCCTGGTCGATCAGTCGCGCGGCTACTGA
- a CDS encoding tartrate dehydrogenase, with amino-acid sequence MNTYKLALIPGDGIGGDVTDAAMEILEATARRHDFALEPQRFDWSCARYLETGAMMPDDGIEVLRGFDAILLGAVGWPETVPDSVSLHGLLLPIRKAFDQYANIRPHRLLAGVEGPLKAEGFDILCIRENTEGEYSGAGGRVHRGHDNEVAVETAIFTRAGVERILRFAFEQARNRRGHVTSVTKSNAQKHSMVFWDEMTARVAADYPDVTVEPMHIDAMAAKMVMAPASLDVVVASNLFGDILTDLGAAIQGGLGFAASANIRPDRSAPSMFEPVHGSAPDIAGRGIANPIATVWSGAMMLDHLGEAEAAAQVMAAIEAATSRGIGTLPGRNSTDQITQAILAALEEQA; translated from the coding sequence ATGAACACCTACAAGCTGGCTCTCATTCCCGGCGACGGGATCGGCGGCGACGTCACCGATGCGGCGATGGAGATCCTCGAGGCGACCGCCAGGCGGCACGACTTCGCGCTCGAGCCGCAGCGCTTCGACTGGTCCTGCGCGCGCTACCTCGAGACCGGAGCGATGATGCCCGATGACGGGATCGAGGTGCTTCGCGGCTTCGACGCGATCCTCCTGGGGGCCGTGGGCTGGCCCGAGACGGTGCCCGATTCCGTCTCGCTCCACGGGTTGCTGCTGCCGATCCGCAAGGCCTTCGATCAATACGCCAATATCAGACCGCATCGCCTGCTGGCCGGGGTCGAGGGGCCGCTCAAGGCCGAAGGCTTCGACATTCTCTGCATCCGCGAGAATACCGAGGGCGAGTATTCCGGCGCGGGCGGCCGCGTCCATCGTGGCCACGACAACGAGGTCGCGGTCGAGACGGCGATCTTCACCCGCGCGGGTGTCGAGCGGATCCTGCGCTTCGCATTCGAACAGGCGCGCAACCGGCGCGGGCACGTGACCTCGGTCACGAAGTCCAACGCGCAGAAGCATTCCATGGTCTTCTGGGACGAGATGACCGCCCGCGTCGCGGCCGATTACCCCGACGTCACTGTCGAGCCGATGCATATCGACGCGATGGCCGCGAAGATGGTCATGGCCCCGGCGAGCCTCGACGTGGTGGTGGCCTCCAACCTCTTCGGCGACATTCTCACCGATCTGGGTGCGGCGATTCAGGGCGGGCTCGGCTTCGCGGCTTCCGCCAATATCCGCCCCGACCGCAGCGCGCCCTCCATGTTCGAGCCGGTGCACGGATCGGCCCCCGATATTGCGGGGCGCGGCATCGCCAATCCGATCGCGACCGTCTGGTCGGGGGCGATGATGCTCGATCATCTGGGCGAGGCAGAGGCCGCGGCACAGGTCATGGCCGCGATCGAGGCCGCGACCTCCCGCGGCATCGGCACCCTGCCCGGCCGCAATTCCACCGATCAGATCACGCAGGCGATCCTTGCCGCACTGGAGGAGCAGGCATGA
- the argE gene encoding acetylornithine deacetylase gives MNEDMLNPEAILTKLVGFDSVVGRPNAPIVEFVRDWLASQGVAAHVLPGPEGDRSNLFATIGPVDRPGFALSGHLDVVPATEPGWLADPFVLRERDGRLIGRGACDMKGFVAAALSMVPELAAMDLARPIHIALSYDEEAGCQGVPHLLKALPDLCAPPEGAIIGEPTNLVPVLAHKGKAAIRLSAKGVAGHSSRPDLGTNAIHALVPVLEAAIAQANALERGARDARFEPPWSSLQIGTISGGQAINIVPDAACAEVEARAIAGADPMDLLAPVIAAAGEAGIGVETISSYPALALPSDHLLASRLTALTGRTPLAAVSFGTEAGLFQGAGIPSIICGPGDIGRAHKPEEWLARDELTAAVAMIRALGQELRG, from the coding sequence ATGAACGAGGACATGCTGAACCCCGAGGCCATTCTCACGAAACTCGTCGGTTTCGACAGCGTCGTGGGCCGGCCGAACGCGCCGATCGTGGAATTCGTGCGGGATTGGCTGGCGTCGCAGGGCGTCGCCGCGCACGTGCTGCCAGGGCCCGAGGGCGATCGCTCGAACCTCTTCGCGACGATCGGACCGGTGGACCGGCCGGGCTTCGCGCTGTCGGGCCATCTCGACGTCGTTCCCGCGACGGAGCCCGGCTGGCTCGCCGATCCCTTCGTGCTGCGCGAGAGGGACGGGCGGCTGATCGGGCGCGGAGCCTGCGACATGAAGGGGTTCGTCGCCGCGGCCCTTTCCATGGTGCCGGAGCTTGCCGCCATGGACCTCGCCCGGCCGATCCACATCGCGCTCTCCTACGACGAGGAAGCTGGATGCCAGGGCGTGCCGCATCTTCTGAAGGCACTGCCGGATCTCTGCGCGCCGCCCGAGGGCGCGATCATCGGCGAACCCACGAACCTCGTCCCCGTGCTGGCGCACAAGGGCAAGGCGGCGATCCGGTTGTCCGCCAAGGGTGTCGCGGGCCATTCCTCGCGGCCCGACCTCGGAACGAACGCGATCCACGCGCTCGTTCCCGTGCTCGAGGCCGCGATCGCTCAGGCGAACGCGCTCGAGCGGGGCGCACGCGACGCTCGATTTGAGCCGCCTTGGTCGAGCCTTCAGATCGGCACCATCTCGGGCGGGCAGGCGATCAACATCGTCCCCGACGCCGCATGTGCAGAGGTCGAGGCGCGCGCCATCGCCGGCGCGGATCCGATGGATCTGCTCGCCCCCGTCATCGCCGCGGCAGGCGAGGCTGGCATCGGGGTCGAGACGATCTCGAGCTATCCGGCCCTCGCGCTTCCCTCCGATCATCTCCTTGCCTCGCGCCTCACCGCTCTGACCGGTCGGACCCCCCTCGCCGCGGTCAGCTTCGGCACCGAGGCGGGGCTCTTCCAGGGGGCGGGCATTCCGTCGATCATCTGCGGGCCGGGCGATATCGGCCGTGCCCACAAGCCCGAGGAATGGCTTGCACGGGACGAGCTCACGGCGGCCGTGGCGATGATCCGGGCGCTGGGACAGGAACTGCGCGGCTGA
- a CDS encoding FAD-binding oxidoreductase yields MKFASYWHDTAPVFDGAQTGPVGGNFDVAVIGGGFTGLNAARKLARGGARVALLEAAHVGAGGSGRNGGHLNNGMAHGYAAAKAELGADRAHALYRAYDRSIDLIEDVIAEEGIACDFRRSGKLKLASKPSHVDALRANQELVAREVDPETRWLDRTELSSEIGSDAFHGAALFEKSAMMHMGRYVTGLAGAAARHGAAIWEDAAVTGREKTGGGWRLRTSKGALHADRVIAATDAYSAQTRGAPLGHFRKRIIAMGSFIIATRPLSDAEIAATLPGDRNYVTSLNIGNYFRLSPDRRLILGGRARFSARSDQGSDAKSGEILRARMAEIFPQLADTEIDYCWGGLVGMTRDRFPRAGEADGMFYAMGYSGHGAQLSTLMGEVLADLALGRRDTNPLDGMDWPAVPALNGKPWFLPLAGLWFGLKDRLS; encoded by the coding sequence ATGAAGTTCGCATCCTACTGGCACGACACGGCACCGGTCTTCGACGGTGCGCAGACCGGCCCGGTCGGAGGCAACTTCGACGTCGCGGTGATCGGCGGCGGCTTCACCGGGCTGAATGCGGCGCGGAAGCTCGCGCGCGGGGGCGCGCGGGTTGCCCTGCTCGAGGCGGCGCATGTCGGGGCTGGCGGATCGGGGCGGAATGGCGGGCACCTGAACAACGGCATGGCCCACGGCTATGCCGCTGCCAAGGCGGAACTCGGCGCCGACCGGGCGCACGCGCTCTATCGCGCCTACGACCGCTCGATCGACCTCATCGAGGACGTCATCGCGGAGGAGGGGATCGCCTGCGATTTCCGCCGCTCGGGCAAGCTGAAGCTCGCCTCCAAGCCTTCGCATGTCGATGCTCTTCGTGCCAATCAGGAGCTCGTCGCGCGTGAGGTCGACCCCGAGACGCGCTGGCTCGACCGCACTGAGCTGTCGTCCGAGATCGGGTCGGACGCGTTTCACGGGGCGGCGCTTTTCGAGAAATCGGCGATGATGCATATGGGCCGCTACGTCACGGGGCTGGCCGGGGCGGCCGCCCGCCACGGGGCCGCGATCTGGGAGGATGCGGCCGTGACCGGTCGCGAGAAAACGGGTGGCGGCTGGCGGCTCAGGACGTCGAAGGGTGCGCTTCATGCCGACCGCGTCATCGCCGCGACCGACGCCTATTCCGCACAGACGCGCGGCGCGCCGCTCGGCCATTTCCGCAAACGCATCATCGCGATGGGGTCTTTCATCATCGCGACGCGTCCGCTTTCGGATGCGGAAATCGCAGCCACGCTGCCGGGTGACCGGAACTACGTCACATCGCTCAATATCGGGAATTACTTTCGGCTGTCGCCTGACAGACGGCTGATCCTTGGCGGCAGGGCCAGATTCTCCGCCCGTTCGGACCAGGGATCCGACGCGAAGTCGGGCGAAATTCTGCGCGCGCGGATGGCCGAGATCTTTCCGCAGCTCGCCGATACCGAGATCGACTATTGTTGGGGAGGTCTCGTGGGAATGACGCGGGACCGTTTCCCCCGCGCAGGCGAGGCGGACGGCATGTTCTACGCGATGGGGTATTCCGGTCATGGCGCGCAGCTCTCGACGCTGATGGGCGAGGTGCTGGCCGATCTGGCGCTCGGGCGGCGGGACACGAACCCGCTCGACGGGATGGACTGGCCTGCGGTTCCCGCGCTGAACGGAAAGCCGTGGTTCCTGCCGCTTGCGGGCCTCTGGTTCGGGCTGAAGGACAGGCTGTCCTGA